The stretch of DNA ttcatatacttttggcaactttttatattatttttgggactaacatattgatccagtaccagttcctgtttgttgcatgttttttgtttcgcagaatatccataccaaacaaagtccaaacacgATAAAAACTTATGGAGACTTTTTTGGAATATGTGCGATTTTTGGGAATTGGAATCAACgtgagacgatgctcgaggggcccacaagccacaGGGCGCTCCCTGGACCCTtgtggccaccccataaggcggttctttcccttctttcgccgcaagaaagttAATATCTGGATAAcaatcatgttaaaatttcagcccaatcggagttacggatctccgggaatttaagaaacggtgaaaggccataATCTGGGAACGCGGAAATAGaaggaaacacacacacacacacacacacagagagagagagagagatccaatctcggaggggctctcgcccctctgccgccatggaggcaatggactagaggggaaacccttctcccatctaggggggaggtcaaggaagaataagaagaaggggggctctctccccctctctcccggtggcactGGAACGTCACCGGGGCCATCATTGCGacgacgatctacaccaacaactttgccgctgtcatcaccaactctctccccaTCTATGAagtggtgtaacacctcttctcccttctgtaatctctacttaaacatggtgttcaacactatatattatttcccaatgatgtatggctatcctatgatgttagAGTAattccgttttgtcctatgggttgattgatgatcatgattggtttgagttgtatgttttattattggtgctctccatgtcgcgcaagcgtgagggatccccactgtagggtttgcaatatgttcatgatttgcttatggtgggtgtggcgtgagtgacagaagcacagacccgagtaagtaggttgtttgcgtatgggagtaaagaggacttgataccttataatgctatggttgtgTTTTACCTTagtgatctttagtagttgcgggtGCTTCCTAGAGTTCcgatcataagtgcatatgatccaagtagagaaagcaTGTtcgcttatgcctctccctcatataaaattgcaataatgattaccggtctagttatcgattgcctagggacaaataactttcttgtgacaaaaaactctctactaaaactaacttaattgtttctttatctaaacagcccctagtttttatttacatgctctttattatcttgcaaacctatcctatcacacctacaaagtacttctagtttcatacttgttctaggtaaagtgaacgttaagtgtgtgtagagttgtatcggtggtcgatagaacttgagggaatattcgttctacctttagctcctcgttgggttcgacactcttacttatcaagaaaggatacaattgatcccctatacttgtgggttatcaccgcTCTGGACCACCTTCCCCTTCCCTCCGTCGCCATGGAAGCCTCACAGGCGCCGCTCGTCACTGTGGATGTCATCCATGCGCCAACCCCTTCGACGAATCTAGTCGCCGGCCATGTCGCGCCTATCATGGGTGCAAGTCTGACAATAGTGTATGGGTGTACGAATTGGAGGGCATACCCTAACTATGGCATAGTTGTTGCACTcggatttacgagttcaggcccctcatggtggaggtaaaGACCCTATGTCTCGGTGCTCTGGAGCTGTGCTTGATTGAGTGTATGATTAGAAAGGTTGTGAACCCTTGCCATGGAGCcgaggggtggcttatatagagccCGCCGGCCCCTCATGAATGCCGCCATAACCAAGGGTTAAAGGGGGAGTTTAAGGGTGCCTGTTACTGGTAACAGATGTATTGATTACACTTGATGAGGGTGGACACACCTCATGCCCGTTGCGGTTCTAGGGGGACCCCTTGTCTTCATCATCTATGTGATCGTAGGTTTAGTCGAGTGAAGGAGGTCAGTCGACTGAGACTTTGTCCTTTGAATAGTTGGTATCTTCCAAGTGGATCATCTGGTTGCAGAGCATTTGAATGCTGGCTTGGCCCTGGGGCCCAGCGTAAGGTGCATGGGGTCCAAGGGTAGGGTCTgtaggtcaggcctattacctAACCTTACTATATAACcccatcattagcccccgaatcaGTCGAGGTTAGTCAGGCTGAGTCGAAACGATTCTCCAATCAATCTGAGTGCTTCAGAGGCACTCGCAAGCTTCTATTGTTCATCCGACGACTTCGTCCTCTCACGATGCTTCGACCCATTCCAGAATATGTGATCTCCGAGTGAAGTCATGTAGCAGTCTTGAGCCAGACGAAGGATGTGTCTTCGGAGTGAAATGCGTCCTCACGCGCCGGGTGGCAGGTTAGACCCGAGCGTTTTTGGAAGGGTTTTAAAGAGCAAGCAATCGGGTTGCCAGATCCCGAATTTCGTGAGATTTGAAATCAGAGATGAGCGCGCGCGAACGTTTGTGATGCGGTGAGTGGGGAAAGTGGGGCGTGACGCCTCGATTTTTGCCCCGCTTTTCTCCACGTACCGCAGGATCTCCGCCAGCAGGATTTGGGGTGATCCGCGGGCCCGAGGGCCAACGGTGCGGATCCGCGGGCGGAGAGATTGGAGGTATAAAAGGCTGTCACGttggagaaggagagaaatgaaTCTCCATTTGCCCCCTTGCCCTCAATCTCCCACTCTTCTTCTCCGCCTCCCCTCTGCGCGAGTCCGCTCAGCGCCGGAGCACTCCGCCGCGATGGCGAAAGACAAGACATTGTACTACCATCCATAAAACTCAACGAGACCTTGAGATCTACCTAAAGGCCTGAAACTCCTACCTAACACTTGATActaatgatgtcaaatgcatccTATGACAAAAAGAACACGTAGAATAGAAGCATGGAAGTAGTGAAATATCTTTCATAAAACCTAATAATGGTTAAACATACGACATTAAAACCTCATGGTTGAACCATTTCGCATCGAGATATGTTGTCTTTGTTTCCAGAAGAAACCCAAAAACATAATATTCTTGGCCTGGCGGTGAGTGAACTGGGGAAGATAACGAGGGAGCTAGTACCTGCGCACAGGGCGGATGCTGCCACATAAAAATCTCTTGGCCCACCCGTATCGGATCCAATTAGTTACCATTGAAAATAAGTTTGTGCTTTCCATTTGAGATATTGCAGTTGAACAAAGATAGAAGGTCCAAAGATATTGTCCTTGGGTGATAGATGTGGAATAAAAACATAAGTTGCCCATTAGTTTTCTCAAGCAATGAAAACAAAAGATTAGTTCAAATCTTCAAATAGCAATCCGAGGTGGTTAGTAATAATAAACTACTACAAAAGTACTAAAGAACTGATCGTTGGAACCGGAGAACTCGCCTAGGACTGACAGGACATCTATTGCTACCTCCGAAGGTCAGAAGCATCTAATCTCTGGCAAAACACCACAACTCTAAATTCACACCCAACAACTCTGAGGGTGTCCCAATCCCAGACAACCTGACCGTCTGAGAGGACAAGAAACAGCAAGCAACCACTAACagaagaacccccccccccctccaccacACCCCTGGGCGGCGATCACTTCACCACTTAAACACAACACAAGCCAAGAAAATAATAGTGGAGGCGTCGTGGCATGCATCGTATGGGTAAGGAAGGCCTATCTGCGAAATAGAAATAAATTAGAGAGAAAGAAATCAAGAGCTCAAACTAAGAGATCTGAAAAACATATTTGCACAGAAGTGTTGTTTTCCTTGTTTCAATGTGATCAGGAAAAAAATGTAATCAACTTTCAGAAAAGCAAATTATATATACATAAATTTTTATTGTTACAGAAGTGTGAGCTGCAAATCATGTATATGTAAATTATTAGTGTTACAAAAGTAGGAAAACTAACAATAGTTCTCATAAATCATTAGAATGTGGTGGCATGAAATAACCTCTTTGTTGGTTTGAGAACCTAGTGCGAGTGTTCATAGCACGAATGATGACGTGAATGAGGCGCCATCCAGCATACGGTATCTTATTACAATACATATAGGGTAAAGCAGGCAGACCAAGTAGGACATGGCCTGACAGCAGACTATTATTCCTCATCAGAGCACAGACTTGATCAAGTTGGTGCCGTGACTCCTGCAAGATCTGGATTTATGCTTAATCATACGCACACCAGCAATCCCGTTGCCGTTCCCATTGGCATTGCCTTTGGAGTCGCCCTTGCTGTTGCTGTTGGCTTTGCCCTCATCATTGTCATTGCCGGGTAACACTAGCTCCATGCCGGTGAAGACAGCAAATATGTCGTCAACCAACGAATGGCCGCAGCGCTCATCGAAGTCCTTAGTTTCAACGAAGTTGGTGACGCAAAACCTGCCTGAACCCAGGCTGACAACTTGGGTGGGGCACTGACTGTGCGGGTACCACCCCTCTGGCATGTCAGTATCCTCCCAGATTCGAGTGTGCTCCCGCAGCGGCTCCTCCCCTCTGAGGACACCGGAGATGTCGGCGACGCAGGGGAGGTGGATGTTGCGCTCAGAGACGCCAAGCCAGAGGCCGAGCTCCGGGTCATACTCCGCCCTGCCATGAAACGGCATGAGCCAGTTGCCAGCCTTGCTCCACTCGCAAGCCAGCGTGTCAAAGTAGGTGCCGACGCCCCTGATGGAGATACAGATGGTGTGGCCGCCAACCAGGGCATATGAACAGATGGAGGCTTGTTTGTAGGCCGGGTCGTGGACGAAAGGCGGCGGCGGGAGGGCGTCGCAGTGCCAGGCCTTGCTGGAGTGGTTGCAGCGCCTGCGGTACGAGATAGACTCAAACTGGACCTGACCCTCCTTGTTGGGCCTGAGGATCCTGTCCATGATGTAGAGGCCTCCGCCTTCGCCTTGGCCTTCCTTGGAGGTGGTCGGATTTGGAGGGATGGAGAAGGACAAGGGGGAGGACTTGGGCGTGTGGAGGCTGGGCATGGTGTCGATGCAGTGGGTGTCGGCATCGAAGCGGAAGATGCGCGCGGAGCTGTCGGTGAAGAAGAGCTTGGTTTCAGTGAGAGGGAAGCAATTCATCTCGCCCCATCGATCGTACCGAGTCTTGGCGCATATCGATGGTTTCATGTTCACCATCGGTGCCGGCGGCCGAATATACAtcggcttcttcttcttcttgttgttgtgcCCCGCCCCCGCCGAGGAGTTAGCTGATAGGGTTGACTTGTCGGGCATGCCTGTCAATGGAGGCACCACTTTGGCATGTTCCGCTGCTTCTTCTGGTGTTGGGTAGAAAACTGGTTGTGGGACAGGTCGAAGCGCCGCAGCGTGTACGTGAATTTCTGGCAATCCGACACCAGGATGTTCAAAAACCGCCGGGCGCTCATCTCCGATCAATCCAACCGCAGGAAGGAAAGAGGATCTTTACAGGATCCCTTGTTTAAGGATGCAGCACACTGACCACCAGGACAACGAAGAACTTGTGTCTAAcatttctttcttttcttttatttcttttagGTCGCGATCTCACTGGTTCGCTCATTTCTGGActgtttttttctatttttttcttgttCCCTTTTCATTTTATTTACTTAAATACGTGAACGTTTTTTCAAATGCGtgaactttttttttcaaattccatgaacttttatcaaaattgatgaacttcttttcaaacttgatgaactttttttttcatTCGATGAACTTTCTCAAAtttggtgaacttttttcaaaattgacaAACCTTTTTTTCAAATTTTATGAACTTTTCTTTtcgatgaactcttttcaaagttgatgaacattttttcaaatttcgatgaacttttttgaaaattcaatgaacttttttcagaaTCGATGAACTTTTCTCAAAGTCGATAAATGTTTTTTTCAAactcgatgaacttttttgaaattctttgaactttttcagaatcgatgaactttttttcaaagtCGATGAACTTTTCTCAAATTTGATGATTTTTCCCAAATTTGATGAACTGTTTTTTGAAACGATGAATGTTCTCAAATTAGTCATTTTTTCATATTAATGAACTTTGTGAATATGTGAACGTTTTCTAATTCGTGAACTTTTTTTGAATAGACTAATGTTAATTTGCttgttcatgatttttttaagAAAATCATGTTTATCCAAATTGACTTTCCTTCTTTTAAAAGAAAATCATGTTTATCCAAATTGTTATCAAATAATACCAAAAATATAATTGATACACAGATAGCGCAGCTACTATCATTCTTATAATGTTCGCGCTAACTTGAGACCGAAGTATGTGGCTAGTCCAGTGGTTCGCAAGATGCTTGAGGAATATAGTGTGCAGGTTCGATTCCACGTATAGCATCTTTTTGGAGCGTTTTTGGTTTTTGGTGTGAGCAGCGAGCGCTTCCGTTTTTGCCACGTGATGGGCCAGCCCATATCAGGAAGCGCGTGGGCGCCAGAACTCCAGCCGGCGCTGAAGGCGCCGGTTAGGAGCTCTCCTGCTGGACGCTTGTTGCGTCCAACAGGGCGACGTGACTGGGCCAGCCCAAACTAACGAACAGCAGTCGAAATAGGCGCCGACGCGACTGGGCCAGCCCAAGCTAGCGAAAGTCGAACTAATTTTTTTGAGGCTTTTGTAAGAATCGAACTCTGGATTATTTTTTTGAGAACTTTTTCATTCATATCACGAATCAGTACAAAGTAGTTGACCCTTACAAACACACTGAAACGCAAACACAAAGGAGCATGAACACCTAGAGTACCCTAAGACAACCATAATACAAGAAGATCTCTGAGCCACGTGTCATCATCCCTGAATCTTGAGAGAAAACCCCTGCAGCAGAAGGATCTGCAACCAGTCGCAAGCAAGTCATCATCTTCGACCACGGTACAATTGCCGCCACGCTGCTTCCTCCTTTCTTGACACCGGCGCTGAGAGGGCATGGACATCAATCCAACACACCTGCAATAGCCGTCTCCATCTTTGGCTTTGAGTATCGCGAAAAGTGTCTCTTTCGGAAGGAAGAGAACTCGAGTCATCCGACCGTTCCAGCACCTCGGCCGGACCATCCACACGGACAAAACAGGATCTCCCACCAGCATCAGGGCagagaaagaagaagaacaaCAGTAGCAAATCATAccaacaaggaagaagaagggtctTCGTCTCCCTGCATCCATTGCCCATCTGAGGACCCAAACAGCCAGTGCCGATGGACCTCCAGCCACCATAGCCCGCGACCTCGACAAGATCCGGGGATCCCTAGCCCCGTTGGCTCCTAGACGAAGGCAAAAGCCTCGCCTGACCGCGAACGGAGCCCGGAGAAACTTATTCCGACGCGACACCACCGCAACGGCCTTGGCAGCGTCTCCCTCAACCCTAACCTTACCACACACCCACCTAGCGAACAGACCTGAGGTTCCCCCTCCCTTCCGCCACCGGAGCGGCCGACGGAGAGAGAGGGAACCGGCGGCGTCACCGGCGGCGCGCAAGGGAACCCTCGTCGCCTTCCTTGATCGCCTCGTGCGATCCTACTTTCCCGAGGCGGGTCTTCCCTCCCCGAGCCCAATTGACCCCTGGATCTCATGCTCGCGAAGAGGTGCTAGTACCAGTTGAGCTAGGGTACTTTGTTGTATATTTGGCTGCGCGAAATACTTACGAACCGTAACTAGCGCCGATACCCTTCttagaaaaagaaaaaactagCGCCGATactatttttttgaaatttcaaacgcaaaacaattttttttgaaaaaaatgcgAATGTTTATGAAACATAAATACATTCCAAATTTGTGAAGATATTTTAGAAAAATCAGACATTTTCAAAAAAGGAACTTTTTCGAAAATAATGAACAATTTTTTAAACACAATTTTCCTACACTCTCGAAAAAATTCAAAATgcgatttttttaaaaaattccaTAAAAAGTAGtaacacgaacattttttgaacatctagaacaaaatttgaaaacatgaacaatttttttcaaaactggAATTTTTTTCAAAACAGGAACATTTCTTTGAAAGTCCAAACCAAAATTTGaaacacgaacattttttgaacatCTAGAACATTTTATGGAAAAAAGCCTGAGTGATTTATGTCACACAAACACTTTTCAACTTTGTAAAAGAATTATTTACAAACAAAAACATTTTCTAAATTtttgaacaaattttgaaaactggaacattttctgaaattccCAAAAAGATCTTAATTTGTGAACAGATTTCAACAATTGAATTTGTGAAAGCATATGGAAAAAaggaacatttttttaaaatttctATATTTTTTTGATTATTTGAACACAATTGAAAAATGTGAAAGTTTTCTGAATTTGcgaacaaattttgaaaacaggaacattttttggattttgtgaacaatttttaaaaGCAGACACAATTTCGAAAACAAGAATATTTACTAATTCATGAAcaaaatttaaaaatgtgaacattttttatttTATGAAAAAAAGTAAAACATGAATATTTTCTGAATTTTTGAACAAATATGGAAGACAGAAACATATTTCTTAAACCGAACATTTTTTAGTTTGTGTACAAAAAGTCAAAAGGACAAACACTTTTTGAAATTTGGAACATTTTTCGAAAATAAGAGAACATTTTTGAAATTCTAAACATTTTCGAGATTTCTGAAGAAAAATTTAAAAGTAggaacattttctgaaaaatcaaacaaaatttgaaaatttcaattTTTTCTAAATTTCTGAAACATTCGTTAAAAATAGAAAAAAGTTCAAAAAGAAAATAGTaggaagaaagaaaataaaaaacagacagaaaaaagaaacataaaaaagatagagaaaagatgaaaAAAGAAAGATTAATCAAAAGTAAAAACAAAAAAGAATATAAAAAGAAAACCCGGTTCAAGAACCTTCTAGAAGATTCCCAAAACTGGAAAAAAACGGCTGGGAACATCcatagaaggttcccaaaaccggtaTGGTTGGAACGCTAACAGCCCCCCCCCCCTGAGCGCTCGGTCGATACTTGTGCGGTAGCCCGACTGTTTGCCGCAAAGAGCGGCAAATAGGGTTTTCCGGCGAGATTGGCTGTGGGTGGGTGAGGTATGTCTAGGGCACACGattgcttcttcttcttttatTATTATTAGGGGGTTGACCGGTGGTTTTGTTGGGTCGGACCATGGCCCAAATGTTTTTTGGGGCCTGGTAAACCAAAccctttttcctttccttttttgcAAATTACTGTAGAACTTTATTTATTCTCCCAGCATTTCCTATTTGGCGCCTGTGGCGTGGAGGAAAAGGTGCGCCTGGCAGTTTAGAACTCAAGACCTCTCGAGTCAGAGCATACCGCTGTAACCACTATGCCATCTCGATAGAATGTGCCAACATAGTTCCTTTTCCACTTTTATTCTCTTTAGTTGGGGGAACTTTTATCTTTTTCCTGCTTTTCTTCTTTTTTAAATGCGCCAATTTTCAAAATCGATGCATTTCTTCCTTTTCCACTTTTATCCGCTTCTTTTTCTCCATGTGTGTGTGACACAACGTGAAGTTGCTTTGTCTTTTTAGGTAATCGTGAAGTTGCTCAGGGACTCATGCCCCAACCCATTTACCAGACTAAAACACCTAGCAAAGGAAAAAATCCCAGCAAATACGAAGCACAGCAACAGTCCACGCACAACCCCTTTATTTCATGTTGCTCGACCGACAAGATCTAATCGATGTATCACGTAGATTTTGGTTTCGGTAGAGAGACGCCTTTGGGTTTCCCCTCTCGTTAGGGTTTCTTCTCCTCTCGGCGGCGACGCGCTTCGTCCTAACGTAGAGACTGCTCTACCCCGCTATCCTCCTCCCATCGGCGATCATGCGGGCCCGTGCGTCACGGGCGGAGGGGTGAGGGGATCAGATGGGGACAACACCTCCCGTGGAATAGTTTTTCTCGGGAAAGAGAACCATGGATGATGGGGCTTCAGGATCCAGCACGGCTGTGTCCGATCTGGAGGCTATGATGGAGGAACTGGGATTGAAGGAGGATGATCTCCAGGACGTGGTGGTGGATGACGAGGAATTGCAGGCAGAGGTGACCTGATGCATGGCGATCGCAAGGGTCCACACGGTGAAACCCTACAGTCAATACTGGTTCTATAAGAACATGAGGGTTGCTTGGGGTCTGGCTAAAGAAGTGAAGATTAGGCTGCTAGAAGAGAATCTCTACACGCTGCAGTTTTCGTGCCTTGGGGATTGGGAGCGCGTGATGAAGGATGGGTCATGGACGTTCAAAGGCAAAGCGGTGGTCCTGGCTCCTTATGATGGCTACACTAAGCCATCGACAATAGAGCTCAATAAGATAGGTGTATGGATACAGATCCATGACCTTCCAGATGGGTTCTTCTCCAAGATCAAGGCACTTGCTGCTATAGTGGGTGAGTTTATTTATGCTACCAAAGTCACACGATTTTGCAGGAAACTTTGCTCGTGTTCGGGTGAGGATAGACGTAACCAAACCATTGAAGAATGATGTTTCTCTAGTGATTAAAAAGAAAGAGACTCTATAGAGAGTTCTCTTCAGGATCAAATTTGAATGGCTCCCAGATTGGTGCTCAGTCTGTGGTTATCATGGGCACCTGTTCAAGGAGTGCGGTGACGGGGTCCATCCCCCGACAGCACTTGTGTTTAAGGATCTGAAAGCTTCGTGGTTTAAGGGGCCAGGTCAAGGACCAGGAGGAGGAAGAGGTTCGGGAGGAAACATAGGACGAGGCAGATCAGGTCACGGGGaaaggtgcttagttttgggtttaatcttgcagTGTCCTCACCCAATGACAGTAGGAGTGGCgaggcacgt from Triticum urartu cultivar G1812 chromosome 3, Tu2.1, whole genome shotgun sequence encodes:
- the LOC125548686 gene encoding uncharacterized protein LOC125548686 — encoded protein: MYIRPPAPMVNMKPSICAKTRYDRWGEMNCFPLTETKLFFTDSSARIFRFDADTHCIDTMPSLHTPKSSPLSFSIPPNPTTSKEGQGEGGGLYIMDRILRPNKEGQVQFESISYRRRCNHSSKAWHCDALPPPPFVHDPAYKQASICSYALVGGHTICISIRGVGTYFDTLACEWSKAGNWLMPFHGRAEYDPELGLWLGVSERNIHLPCVADISGVLRGEEPLREHTRIWEDTDMPEGWYPHSQCPTQVVSLGSGRFCVTNFVETKDFDERCGHSLVDDIFAVFTGMELVLPGNDNDEGKANSNSKGDSKGNANGNGNGIAGVRMIKHKSRSCRSHGTNLIKSVL